A single Acetivibrio cellulolyticus CD2 DNA region contains:
- a CDS encoding hybrid non-ribosomal peptide synthetase/type I polyketide synthase, with protein MEKRKSVIKGERIEKLPYDNLVELFLELTKVNSEKGIVFVNLDLTERFVSYDELRELVLQYVGGLKDKGIKAGDKLIIQFEDDMKFTIALWACILGGIVPVPLPLGINGSLDDLEKLKNVKELLNNCKLLIEEKNYKYYCKKINIEDLIIFEEVSARKVSADECYRPDKDEIAILQFSSGTTGTPKGVAMTHYNLVGNVIQTSRGLKLGKNDTTLSWMPYTHDFQLVGFHLTSIFVGMTQVKIPPMLFIKKPDIWFEKISRHKATITGTPNFGIKLMLGTVQNHKYEGIDLSSLRAIINAGEPISVEISEAFLKTFSRLGLKESVMLPCYGLAEATLVVSLSPIDEKCLFHMLDRKVFSELNKAEKAKDDKYISFVDEGYPAMEVEIKIVNDLAEIVDEGEIGNILIKGPNVIKGYYNMPELNKEVFKDGWFNTGDLGFILNGRLIVTGRKKDVIFVNGKNMYSFDIETLIYKNKLIENDIRIAVCQIPDDINDTNRIALFICKPQNNRLIDIGELKRKIAEVVGMHVDDVIIIDDMPLTASGKVQHFKLVKMYKNKEVNLLNENRNHLVKAGNAEDIEDLGKIEKIVRMLWSKVLSIDIDDIKNNDTFVYLGGNSIKAMQLLNGLESEFKTEFGQDILIECKTIKEMVIYIERKLSGKDDIKAAVNVKMDKESTKEDMAVIGIAGKFPESDNIDELWTNLLNGVEFINNDNSGRWSIEGLDVRGGFLKNVDKFDAKFFGISQNEAMHMDPQQRMLLEVVYQLFEDAGAFEHIKNDNRVGVYIGCSNNSYGELVNLHIANNGLQAANQTTLVGNMLNMISARLSQYFNLRGPAITLDTACSSSLIALNLAINAVRNGECSMAVVGGVNLMNTPSMQILFSKTGALSNEGRCKVFDESADGFVPCESISTILIKPLSKAIEDNDRIYGVIKGVAVNNDGHSLGLMAPNPKGQIGVLQSAYEDAGVEPKKVSYIEAHGTGTIIGDPIEVRALNQFFRDYKEKQTIAIGSVKSDMGHAMAAAGVVGLIKVLLCIKNEKLLPIKTLNNENKQINFENTSLYPVRELSEWEASRPLTAGISSFGFGGTNAHAVIEEAPKKESLENSSKGQCHIITLSAKSKKSLSAQTDELYEYLLKNKELKMEDIAFTRNTCREELSFRRAIVTNSTAELIDILKDVNKNTRSKNTYEGESLRELNEKIVFAFGGQGLQYLGMGKELYDSNPVFKENVDKCAHLLIKYMPQNIDIREIMFADKDNEEYGSLLQQTIYCQPAIFTLEYALAKVWISYGIKPSAVIGHSIGEYPAACIADVISLEDGIRLVVGRATLMQSLASNGTMLLVLSEKEKIEGIVGKFGLEFGVINTKDNIVISGLKENISRFKDELEKEKIAYRELSVSNAFHSKLMEPILDEFSKTLATIKFNKPSIPFVSNLTGKIETDIMCSPDYWVKQLRNTVLFMDGIESLIRNKYYTYIEIGPSKNLTSYIRGIGEGNSKLVIVSSLNKYCNSEIEALMGAVSSLWVNGLKIQWKLFYKECSANKIYLPLYPFEKTRYWISESKLTYNNSAIEAEEKFDEEFENEDKIEEEVIGLEISSDNTDLEDTVTKVVANLLGKDADEINKEENLLDLGIDSLAALRLVKKVSSILNIELYPTIIFEYQTIKALCDYLKDEIGNREACSDKIVINKLEKQELYSLSSAQKRLWVLYKTEPDNPNYNVPASATFEGELDIEKLRDAVNYIVNRHGALRTVFVEVEGIPKQKIMEEFKIEIPLVTVPGDNSESYIKACMEEDIRKPFVLEKGPLIRCIIFKIDDNLHRVYVNMHHIITDSWSMGIFIQELSHVYDCLINNKDVMLQDLDIDYVDYAYWYNQEIDNDKYLKKQEEYWLKEMEGNIPIVQLPSDVTGVGDNVLNGAIRSCFIETDKILQIQEVAKKYNCSIYSVLLGCYFELLHALTGEKDIVVGIPSANRTVEMLESVMGFFVNTLCIRQNVDSNSTHIELINKVMNRVSGAVANQDYPYEKLVNRIDVKRGIQLFSTMFVMQNVPINYKFKNMNVKLDNLVSVTSKYDLLVNILENKNGLAVNFEYNTDKFSPNMIEKFMDKYKLILAQMLEDEHQLISETEVITENELKLIKEFNDTDTDYSIDKPIHEMFTEQATKTPQEIALVYKNQKVNYRELDVISNKVAQLLRNLGSKQDSLVGIMVSKSIEMISGTIGILKSGAAYVPVDPGYPEDRILYMLENSGIEIIITQKRYFDIINKICQKTEKIMTIVLIDEDAGTQAWQQIGRIYTKKDINEMSGNDLELITSVSDLVYVLYTSGSTGKPKGVMMHHKAVANLMEWEIRRYGIGKGDKQIQFASLSFDVSFQEIFSSLLSGATLYLIDDEDKIPETIANMAEKEEITILSFPTSFFNQMAIYLSENAQKFTFNHLKYIFVAGEAMSGRSVKDWQSAFGTKHTIVNAYGPTEAHVVTYHDIDYKISNDVNVVTIGKPISNVQIYILDENNKLLGNGAIGELCIGGYNVARGYLNNSEKTNEVFIPDFIGNKGGKIYKTGDLSRIGSDGNIEFLGRKDHQVKIRGFRVELGELENVISEYEKVDEVAVVIREDSNGTKRLVAFITSKEEVNIKELKEFVSSKVPSYMLPSVFMQLDEMPLTPNRKIDRLHLPSVKFADLIDNSTIIKPQTEMEIKVANIWCEVLKLDSVGVNQDFFDIGGDSLLIMQVMAKLKAQYNKLDVKELFNNTTIQEICKVLEKHEKGAELQQKAATLSKDNPVALENYTEEIVHKDYSNQEINTAFVTGATGFLGGYITWQLLNNTDFKIYCLARGNDKENAKERVCKNLEYLFEEKWTNSNYGKRITVVNGNLGENCFGMGAEEYKKLASEVDAVYHAAANVKHYAEDEAEFIKSNITATNNVIAFCNEYKVKALNYISTVGVSGLMNDRKDKTFRETDFFEDAILPNIYEKTKYKAEKIVREYMFRGYPVRIFRTGFIMGDSTNGKFKKDIHADAMYRFIKAAIQMGVVPDSQNDLVEFSPVDFASNAIVMLSLNTKSMGKTLHICNPNPVSRNQLWGYIKDAGYDINIMDSGWYKENVYSFRNDEEYMKGLQNIIVYLDDFYSTEIRYDSSIAQKYLNEAELNCPRIDKNIIKTYVNYCIKVGYLQKPSAIDYSILTEKLGQLKK; from the coding sequence ATGGAAAAAAGAAAATCAGTAATAAAGGGAGAGCGGATTGAAAAATTACCTTATGACAACTTGGTAGAACTATTCTTAGAACTGACAAAAGTTAATAGTGAAAAAGGTATAGTTTTTGTGAATTTAGATCTTACAGAACGTTTTGTCAGTTATGACGAGTTAAGAGAACTAGTATTGCAATATGTAGGGGGACTGAAGGATAAAGGAATAAAGGCTGGAGATAAATTAATAATTCAATTTGAAGATGATATGAAGTTTACAATTGCTTTATGGGCATGTATTTTGGGAGGAATAGTTCCAGTCCCGTTGCCATTAGGTATTAACGGATCACTTGATGATCTGGAAAAATTAAAAAATGTAAAGGAACTTCTTAACAATTGTAAATTGCTGATAGAAGAAAAAAATTATAAATACTATTGTAAAAAAATAAACATTGAAGATTTGATAATATTCGAGGAAGTCTCTGCCAGGAAAGTATCTGCTGATGAATGTTACCGTCCGGATAAAGATGAAATAGCTATTTTACAATTTTCTTCAGGAACAACAGGAACACCAAAAGGTGTTGCAATGACCCATTACAACCTTGTTGGTAACGTTATTCAAACAAGCAGAGGGTTAAAATTAGGAAAAAATGATACAACTTTAAGTTGGATGCCATATACTCATGATTTTCAATTAGTAGGTTTTCATCTCACATCAATATTTGTAGGTATGACTCAAGTAAAAATTCCGCCAATGCTATTTATAAAGAAACCTGATATTTGGTTTGAAAAAATAAGCAGGCATAAAGCCACCATAACCGGCACACCAAATTTTGGAATAAAGTTAATGCTGGGAACTGTGCAAAATCATAAATATGAAGGAATTGATTTATCTTCTTTGAGGGCTATTATAAATGCAGGAGAACCAATATCAGTAGAAATATCAGAGGCTTTCCTTAAGACCTTTAGCAGATTGGGATTAAAAGAGAGTGTAATGCTGCCATGTTATGGTTTGGCAGAAGCAACTTTAGTTGTGAGTCTTTCTCCAATAGATGAGAAATGTTTATTCCACATGTTGGATAGAAAGGTATTCTCGGAATTAAACAAAGCTGAAAAGGCTAAGGATGATAAGTACATATCATTTGTGGATGAAGGTTATCCGGCAATGGAAGTAGAAATAAAAATAGTTAACGATTTAGCTGAAATTGTGGATGAAGGTGAAATTGGAAATATATTAATAAAGGGACCTAATGTAATAAAAGGTTATTATAATATGCCGGAGCTAAATAAAGAGGTTTTCAAAGACGGCTGGTTTAACACTGGAGATTTAGGGTTTATTTTAAATGGTAGATTGATAGTAACAGGAAGAAAAAAAGATGTAATATTTGTTAATGGCAAAAACATGTATTCTTTCGATATAGAGACCTTGATATATAAAAATAAATTAATCGAAAATGATATTAGAATTGCCGTATGTCAAATACCGGATGATATTAATGATACAAATAGAATAGCACTTTTTATTTGTAAGCCACAAAATAATAGACTTATTGATATAGGAGAGTTGAAAAGAAAAATAGCAGAAGTTGTAGGCATGCACGTGGATGATGTGATAATAATAGATGATATGCCTTTAACTGCAAGCGGTAAGGTACAGCACTTTAAATTAGTTAAAATGTATAAAAACAAAGAAGTAAACCTGCTTAATGAAAATAGGAACCACTTAGTTAAAGCTGGAAATGCAGAGGATATTGAAGATCTAGGAAAGATTGAAAAAATAGTTAGAATGTTATGGTCTAAAGTTTTAAGTATTGATATTGATGACATTAAAAATAATGACACTTTTGTATATCTTGGCGGTAACTCTATAAAAGCAATGCAATTACTAAATGGACTTGAAAGTGAATTTAAGACAGAGTTCGGTCAGGATATACTTATTGAATGCAAGACAATAAAAGAGATGGTTATATATATTGAACGAAAATTATCGGGTAAAGATGACATTAAAGCAGCAGTAAACGTTAAAATGGATAAAGAGTCGACAAAAGAAGATATGGCTGTCATAGGAATTGCGGGAAAATTCCCTGAATCGGATAATATAGATGAATTGTGGACAAACCTTTTAAATGGTGTCGAATTTATTAATAATGATAATTCCGGAAGATGGTCAATAGAAGGACTAGATGTCCGAGGTGGATTTTTAAAGAATGTAGATAAATTTGATGCCAAGTTCTTTGGGATTTCTCAAAATGAAGCTATGCATATGGATCCCCAGCAGAGAATGCTTCTAGAGGTTGTATATCAGCTCTTTGAAGATGCAGGAGCATTTGAGCATATTAAAAATGATAATAGAGTGGGTGTTTATATAGGATGCAGCAATAACAGTTACGGAGAACTTGTAAATTTACATATTGCTAATAATGGACTACAGGCGGCTAATCAAACGACATTAGTTGGAAATATGTTAAATATGATTTCAGCCAGATTATCGCAGTATTTTAATTTAAGAGGGCCTGCTATAACTTTGGATACGGCCTGTTCATCTTCGCTTATTGCATTAAATCTGGCAATCAATGCAGTCCGAAACGGTGAATGCTCTATGGCTGTAGTGGGAGGAGTCAATCTAATGAATACTCCAAGCATGCAGATATTATTCAGTAAAACAGGTGCATTATCTAATGAGGGAAGATGTAAGGTCTTTGATGAAAGTGCAGATGGATTTGTACCTTGTGAAAGTATTTCAACCATACTCATTAAACCACTTAGTAAGGCAATTGAAGATAATGACAGAATTTATGGGGTTATTAAGGGGGTTGCGGTTAATAACGACGGCCATTCATTAGGGTTAATGGCACCTAACCCAAAGGGGCAAATTGGGGTATTACAATCAGCATATGAAGATGCTGGTGTTGAACCTAAGAAAGTTAGTTATATTGAAGCACATGGAACAGGAACAATTATTGGTGATCCGATTGAAGTACGGGCATTAAATCAATTCTTTAGGGATTATAAAGAAAAGCAAACTATAGCAATAGGATCTGTAAAAAGTGATATGGGACATGCCATGGCTGCCGCCGGTGTAGTAGGCTTAATTAAGGTGTTATTGTGCATTAAGAATGAAAAGTTGTTACCTATAAAAACACTAAATAATGAAAATAAGCAAATTAATTTTGAAAATACATCTTTATATCCTGTAAGGGAATTATCGGAATGGGAAGCCTCAAGACCATTAACGGCTGGAATAAGTTCATTTGGATTTGGTGGAACTAATGCACATGCAGTTATTGAGGAAGCACCAAAAAAAGAATCCCTTGAAAACAGCAGTAAGGGACAATGTCATATTATTACATTGTCTGCAAAATCAAAAAAATCTTTATCAGCCCAAACTGATGAACTGTACGAATATTTACTTAAGAATAAAGAACTAAAAATGGAAGATATTGCATTTACACGAAACACTTGCAGAGAAGAATTAAGCTTTAGAAGAGCTATTGTTACTAACAGTACTGCAGAACTGATTGATATTCTAAAGGATGTAAATAAAAATACAAGGTCTAAGAACACATATGAAGGTGAAAGTCTTAGAGAGCTTAATGAAAAAATCGTATTTGCATTTGGCGGTCAGGGATTACAGTATTTGGGAATGGGAAAAGAATTATATGATTCGAATCCTGTTTTCAAGGAAAATGTAGATAAATGTGCACATTTGTTAATCAAGTACATGCCGCAAAATATAGATATAAGGGAAATAATGTTTGCAGATAAAGACAATGAAGAGTATGGTAGCTTGCTTCAGCAGACTATATACTGTCAACCTGCTATTTTTACATTGGAATATGCATTGGCTAAAGTATGGATTAGTTATGGAATAAAACCATCAGCAGTAATAGGACACAGCATTGGAGAATATCCTGCAGCTTGTATTGCAGATGTAATTTCATTAGAAGACGGAATACGATTAGTTGTTGGAAGAGCTACGTTGATGCAAAGTCTTGCAAGCAATGGAACTATGCTCCTGGTTCTTTCGGAAAAAGAAAAGATTGAAGGAATTGTTGGAAAATTTGGTTTGGAGTTTGGTGTTATAAATACCAAAGACAATATAGTTATTTCGGGCTTAAAGGAGAATATTAGTAGATTTAAGGATGAGCTTGAAAAAGAAAAGATCGCCTATAGAGAATTGTCTGTTTCAAATGCGTTCCATTCTAAACTTATGGAGCCGATTTTAGATGAATTTTCAAAGACTCTTGCTACCATAAAGTTCAATAAACCAAGTATTCCATTTGTTTCAAATTTAACAGGAAAAATAGAAACGGATATAATGTGTAGTCCGGATTATTGGGTAAAACAGCTAAGAAATACTGTATTATTTATGGATGGCATAGAAAGCTTAATAAGAAACAAGTACTATACTTATATTGAGATAGGGCCTTCAAAGAACTTAACAAGCTATATAAGAGGTATTGGAGAAGGTAATTCAAAATTAGTTATCGTTAGTTCATTAAACAAATACTGCAATAGTGAAATTGAAGCTTTAATGGGAGCTGTATCATCCTTATGGGTAAATGGACTTAAAATTCAATGGAAGCTATTCTATAAAGAATGTTCTGCAAATAAAATCTATTTGCCGCTTTATCCATTTGAGAAAACAAGATATTGGATTAGTGAATCAAAATTAACTTATAATAACTCGGCAATTGAGGCTGAGGAAAAGTTTGATGAGGAATTCGAGAATGAAGATAAAATTGAGGAAGAGGTAATTGGTCTTGAGATTTCATCGGATAATACTGATTTGGAGGATACTGTAACTAAAGTTGTTGCTAACTTGTTAGGCAAGGATGCTGATGAAATAAATAAGGAAGAAAATCTTCTGGATTTAGGTATAGACTCATTAGCTGCATTAAGGTTAGTAAAAAAGGTAAGTAGTATTCTAAATATAGAGTTATATCCAACGATAATATTCGAATATCAAACTATTAAAGCTTTATGTGATTACTTAAAAGATGAGATAGGCAACAGAGAGGCTTGCTCTGATAAGATAGTAATTAACAAATTAGAAAAGCAGGAGTTATATTCTTTGTCCAGTGCACAGAAAAGATTGTGGGTATTGTATAAAACTGAACCCGATAATCCTAACTACAATGTACCTGCTAGTGCCACATTTGAGGGAGAGCTGGATATCGAGAAATTACGTGACGCTGTTAATTACATAGTTAATAGACATGGGGCTTTAAGAACTGTATTTGTTGAGGTAGAGGGTATTCCAAAACAAAAGATAATGGAGGAATTTAAAATTGAAATTCCATTAGTAACAGTTCCGGGAGATAATTCAGAAAGTTATATAAAGGCTTGTATGGAGGAGGATATAAGGAAGCCGTTTGTCTTAGAAAAAGGCCCGCTTATTAGATGTATTATATTTAAGATTGACGATAATCTACATAGGGTTTATGTTAATATGCATCATATTATTACAGATAGCTGGAGTATGGGGATATTTATACAGGAGCTTTCTCATGTTTACGATTGCCTTATAAATAATAAAGATGTTATGTTACAAGATTTGGATATTGATTATGTCGATTATGCTTATTGGTATAACCAAGAAATTGACAATGATAAATATTTGAAAAAGCAAGAGGAATATTGGTTAAAGGAAATGGAAGGAAATATCCCGATTGTTCAATTGCCATCCGATGTAACCGGAGTTGGAGATAATGTATTGAATGGTGCAATAAGAAGCTGCTTTATAGAAACAGACAAAATACTGCAAATTCAAGAAGTAGCAAAAAAATACAACTGTAGCATTTATTCGGTATTACTGGGATGCTATTTTGAACTATTGCACGCTCTAACTGGTGAAAAAGATATTGTAGTTGGTATTCCATCAGCAAATAGAACAGTAGAAATGCTTGAGAGTGTAATGGGTTTCTTTGTTAATACTTTGTGCATAAGACAAAATGTTGACTCAAATAGCACTCATATAGAGTTAATAAATAAAGTAATGAATAGAGTTTCGGGTGCAGTTGCAAACCAGGATTATCCATATGAGAAGCTGGTTAATAGGATAGATGTTAAGAGAGGAATCCAGCTATTCTCAACCATGTTTGTAATGCAAAACGTTCCTATCAACTATAAATTTAAAAATATGAATGTCAAGCTAGATAATCTAGTATCGGTAACCAGTAAATATGACTTGTTAGTTAATATACTGGAAAATAAAAACGGTTTAGCTGTTAACTTTGAATATAATACAGATAAATTCAGCCCAAATATGATTGAAAAATTTATGGATAAATATAAGCTAATTTTAGCACAGATGTTGGAAGATGAGCATCAACTAATTAGTGAAACGGAAGTAATTACTGAAAATGAACTAAAGCTTATTAAGGAGTTTAATGATACAGATACTGATTACAGCATTGATAAACCGATTCATGAGATGTTTACTGAACAAGCTACTAAAACTCCGCAGGAAATTGCCCTTGTTTATAAAAATCAAAAAGTTAATTACAGGGAGTTGGATGTCATATCCAATAAAGTTGCTCAGCTTTTACGCAATTTAGGAAGTAAGCAGGATTCGTTGGTAGGAATAATGGTAAGTAAAAGCATTGAAATGATTAGCGGTACGATTGGTATATTAAAGTCAGGTGCTGCTTATGTTCCTGTAGATCCTGGCTATCCGGAAGATAGAATATTGTATATGCTGGAAAACTCAGGGATTGAAATTATTATTACACAAAAAAGATATTTTGATATTATAAATAAGATATGTCAAAAGACTGAGAAAATTATGACCATTGTATTAATTGACGAAGATGCAGGAACACAGGCTTGGCAGCAAATTGGAAGGATTTATACCAAAAAAGATATTAATGAAATGTCGGGTAATGATTTAGAACTTATAACTTCGGTTTCAGATTTGGTATATGTATTATATACTTCAGGATCTACTGGTAAACCAAAGGGTGTTATGATGCATCATAAAGCGGTTGCTAATCTGATGGAATGGGAAATTAGGAGATACGGAATCGGCAAAGGTGACAAACAGATTCAATTTGCATCATTAAGTTTTGATGTCTCCTTCCAAGAAATTTTCTCATCATTGTTAAGTGGTGCAACATTATATTTAATAGATGATGAGGATAAGATTCCGGAAACAATTGCTAATATGGCTGAAAAAGAGGAGATTACTATATTATCTTTCCCAACAAGCTTTTTCAATCAAATGGCAATCTATTTATCGGAAAATGCTCAAAAGTTCACATTTAATCATTTGAAATATATATTTGTTGCAGGAGAAGCCATGAGCGGCAGATCTGTTAAGGATTGGCAAAGTGCTTTTGGAACAAAGCACACTATTGTAAATGCATATGGACCAACAGAAGCTCATGTTGTTACTTATCATGATATTGACTACAAAATAAGTAATGATGTTAATGTTGTAACCATAGGAAAACCTATTTCCAACGTTCAAATTTATATTTTGGATGAAAATAATAAGTTGTTAGGCAATGGAGCTATTGGTGAACTATGTATTGGGGGATATAATGTTGCCAGGGGATATTTAAATAATAGTGAAAAAACAAACGAAGTATTTATACCTGATTTTATAGGTAATAAAGGCGGAAAAATTTATAAAACAGGAGATCTGTCTAGGATAGGCTCTGATGGAAATATAGAATTCCTTGGAAGAAAGGATCACCAGGTAAAGATTAGAGGGTTCAGAGTAGAATTAGGTGAGTTGGAAAACGTTATTTCTGAATATGAAAAAGTGGATGAGGTAGCCGTTGTAATTAGAGAAGATTCAAATGGAACAAAGAGGTTGGTGGCATTTATAACATCTAAAGAAGAAGTTAATATTAAGGAGTTAAAGGAATTTGTCTCCAGTAAAGTTCCAAGCTATATGCTCCCATCTGTGTTTATGCAGTTGGATGAAATGCCATTAACACCAAATAGAAAAATAGATAGATTACATCTGCCAAGCGTGAAATTTGCAGATTTAATTGATAACAGCACGATAATTAAACCTCAAACAGAAATGGAAATTAAGGTGGCTAATATCTGGTGCGAAGTTCTTAAATTAGATAGTGTTGGTGTTAACCAGGATTTCTTTGATATTGGAGGAGATTCGCTTCTTATTATGCAAGTTATGGCAAAATTGAAAGCACAGTATAATAAGTTGGATGTTAAGGAACTGTTTAATAACACTACAATACAAGAAATCTGCAAGGTATTGGAAAAACATGAAAAAGGAGCAGAACTTCAGCAGAAAGCAGCTACATTATCAAAAGATAACCCTGTTGCATTGGAAAATTATACAGAGGAAATAGTACACAAAGACTATTCAAATCAAGAAATAAACACAGCTTTTGTTACCGGTGCTACAGGATTTTTAGGCGGATATATTACTTGGCAGCTATTAAATAATACTGATTTTAAAATTTATTGTTTGGCAAGAGGAAACGATAAGGAAAATGCAAAAGAAAGGGTTTGTAAAAATCTAGAATATTTATTTGAAGAAAAATGGACAAATTCCAACTATGGAAAAAGGATAACTGTAGTAAACGGGAATTTGGGAGAAAACTGCTTCGGAATGGGTGCAGAAGAATATAAAAAATTAGCGTCGGAAGTTGATGCAGTTTATCATGCAGCAGCTAATGTAAAACATTATGCAGAAGATGAAGCGGAATTTATAAAATCCAATATTACTGCTACAAATAATGTTATAGCTTTTTGTAATGAGTATAAGGTTAAAGCCTTGAATTATATTTCAACTGTTGGAGTAAGCGGATTAATGAACGATAGGAAAGATAAGACCTTCAGAGAAACTGACTTTTTTGAGGATGCTATTTTACCTAATATATATGAAAAAACAAAATATAAAGCTGAAAAAATAGTTCGTGAATATATGTTTAGAGGATATCCGGTCAGAATATTCAGGACAGGATTTATAATGGGAGATTCTACAAATGGAAAGTTCAAAAAGGATATCCATGCAGATGCTATGTACCGTTTCATAAAAGCTGCGATTCAAATGGGGGTTGTTCCTGATTCTCAAAATGATTTAGTAGAATTTTCTCCGGTGGATTTTGCAAGCAATGCAATTGTTATGCTATCGTTAAATACAAAATCTATGGGAAAAACGCTTCACATTTGTAATCCCAATCCTGTTAGCAGAAATCAACTATGGGGTTATATAAAAGATGCAGGATATGACATTAATATAATGGATTCAGGATGGTATAAAGAAAATGTTTATAGCTTTAGAAATGATGAAGAGTATATGAAAGGGTTACAGAATATTATTGTATACTTGGACGACTTTTATAGCACAGAGATCAGATATGACTCCAGTATAGCCCAAAAATATCTGAATGAAGCAGAGTTGAATTGCCCGCGAATAGATAAGAATATTATCAAGACATATGTTAATTACTGTATTAAAGTAGGATATTTACAAAAACCATCAGCTATAGATTACAGCATACTGACAGAAAAACTAGGACAGTTAAAAAAATAA
- a CDS encoding cupin domain-containing protein, with product MAKKGDIIENPVTGEKIIFLETSKDTGGKYVRYEYYAKPNSPITPEHLHPNAEERFEVAKGTVTFKINGEDRVFKPGDSAVLPGGVPHTAWNSGTEEIMIKSEIRPALNYEDYYETCFYLARNGKTNKKGMPNFLQLAVNGYEMKDQTFLPGAIWVQKLFFNIVGPIAKIFGYRSVYK from the coding sequence ATGGCTAAAAAAGGTGATATTATCGAAAATCCAGTTACAGGGGAAAAAATTATTTTTTTAGAAACATCAAAAGATACTGGTGGAAAATATGTAAGATATGAGTATTATGCTAAACCTAATTCCCCTATTACGCCGGAACACTTGCATCCAAATGCAGAGGAAAGGTTTGAAGTTGCAAAGGGAACTGTTACATTTAAAATTAATGGAGAGGATAGAGTTTTTAAACCTGGTGATTCTGCAGTATTACCCGGAGGAGTTCCTCACACTGCATGGAATAGTGGAACCGAAGAAATAATGATTAAGTCCGAAATACGTCCTGCTTTGAATTATGAAGATTATTATGAAACTTGCTTTTATTTGGCAAGAAACGGAAAAACAAACAAAAAGGGAATGCCAAATTTTTTACAGCTGGCGGTTAATGGATATGAAATGAAAGATCAGACCTTCTTGCCGGGAGCAATATGGGTGCAAAAGCTATTTTTTAATATAGTAGGACCTATTGCCAAGATTTTTGGTTATCGATCGGTTTATAAATAA
- a CDS encoding alpha/beta hydrolase — MRIEEVMNNNSVNLPNYEEILIPSSGTQIALSIWKSDSKSNPNIVFIAGTMTHPLFYSPFLNEICKKGYNVIGVHHLSHGKSPREIKAFTIDHMIANVKDTITYVIKNFNDNVGLMGSSQGGVLSISLAGLDNRIKAVFPHNILLTSLKESIKVTRFPNWLTPLYNPIIGVMKLGAKIMPKKQLAMDFYLDADKVFSTKEWKDYFYTDPIGMTKYPISFLASLFACDMTHITDGSIKCPVVVLVSKGDPLFVKEYSDLVYEKIKCKTKEKVEFDIDSHLIFNECLDSVIDRVVEKLDKYMK, encoded by the coding sequence ATGAGAATAGAAGAAGTAATGAATAACAATTCCGTGAATTTGCCTAATTATGAGGAGATTTTAATTCCATCCAGCGGAACTCAAATTGCATTATCAATTTGGAAAAGTGATTCTAAAAGCAATCCTAATATTGTCTTTATAGCAGGGACAATGACACATCCTTTATTTTATAGCCCATTTCTAAATGAGATTTGTAAAAAAGGTTATAATGTTATAGGCGTTCACCATTTATCCCACGGGAAAAGCCCTAGAGAGATAAAAGCTTTTACAATAGATCATATGATTGCAAACGTAAAGGATACTATTACATATGTTATTAAAAATTTTAATGATAATGTCGGGCTTATGGGGTCAAGCCAAGGAGGAGTTCTCTCAATTTCTCTTGCAGGTTTGGATAATAGGATAAAAGCAGTTTTTCCTCACAATATTCTATTAACTTCCTTAAAAGAATCTATTAAAGTAACAAGGTTCCCAAATTGGCTGACACCTTTATATAACCCTATTATTGGTGTAATGAAATTAGGTGCTAAGATTATGCCTAAAAAACAATTGGCTATGGATTTCTACCTTGATGCTGATAAAGTATTCTCTACAAAAGAATGGAAGGACTACTTTTATACTGATCCGATAGGAATGACTAAATATCCTATTTCATTTTTGGCGAGCCTTTTTGCTTGTGACATGACACATATTACAGATGGGAGTATAAAATGCCCAGTTGTAGTTTTGGTATCAAAAGGTGATCCGTTATTTGTAAAAGAATATAGTGACTTGGTATATGAAAAAATTAAATGTAAGACAAAAGAAAAGGTTGAATTTGATATAGATAGTCATCTTATTTTTAATGAATGTTTAGATAGTGTTATTGATAGGGTAGTAGAAAAGTTAGATAAATACATGAAATGA